One stretch of Ananas comosus cultivar F153 linkage group 6, ASM154086v1, whole genome shotgun sequence DNA includes these proteins:
- the LOC109711761 gene encoding protein FAR1-RELATED SEQUENCE 5-like produces the protein MESSSYVIEDAGEGMQLDGSRDNRQEVEKEDGEEAEKEIETSLVLIRRAGINNLLGQVVNSEEEAYRLYCDYGHRMGFSVRKGKQNYFVGTRNIRTKDYYCSKEGVRYDELPSDVNACRPDYRTNCKAMVRFRVDEEGRWKVIRFVPEHNHELAKPEERHLLRSARPVGTAKAGVGDPAANAGTPTSNVQSSKGEEGTGAKKVEVKRGYAGVPKMTLIATEDSESLVGHFKRRANEEGMFYWDVQVDLRGRMTNFFWRDGRSRDDYDCFGDVVVLDTSYRTSKYNMICASFLGVNHHWQNVMFGCAFLLDETKASFVWMFKSFLESMGDRAPKSIFKTDQDQAISEAIKEVFPNTSHRLCLWTIQKKALAHLGTLNSSRTFQNLFMRCIQECNSETEFEEAWAKMLCKYNLQDHTWINSLHKIRHKWSSAFNKDAFDGGIELPQRGESLNNVLNGIADKSASLTEFILAFEKLVEDWRKNEAEEDYRSNRREPLRAIKHSDILRHAGQVYTHKLYKVFENEFLDGCGATSVEETPCGGTLYRLELKMQGRSSKVCIVVLDTSTMLVNCSCKKFETMGVLCSHALKALNLKNADRIPERYILKRWTKEAKKGLYKPINEDEPSQEECKEAELAFCYHAMRYAYNLVMKSQWHEESRKLLWDALESGEESVEKFIELQKLHAHFL, from the coding sequence ATGGAGAGTTCTAGTTATGTCATTGAAGATGCTGGAGAGGGTATGCAGCTTGACGGTAGCAGAGATAACCGACAAGAGGTGGAGAAGGAGGACGGAGAAGAGGCGGAAAAGGAAATCGAGACTTCCCTTGTTTTGATCCGTCGGGCCGGAATCAACAACTTGTTGGGGCAAGTTGTGAATAGTGAGGAAGAGGCGTACAGGTTGTATTGCGACTACGGCCATCGCATGGGTTTTAGCGTTCGGAAGGGTAAGCAGAACTACTTTGTGGGGACCAGAAATATCCGTACAAAAGATTACTATTGCTCAAAGGAAGGTGTTAGATACGACGAGCTGCCTTCTGATGTGAACGCTTGCCGGCCGGATTATAGAACTAATTGCAAAGCCATGGTCCGATTTAGAGTTGATGAGGAGGGGCGGTGGAAGGTGATTCGGTTCGTGCCCGAGCATAACCATGAGTTGGCCAAACCAGAAGAAAGGCACTTGTTGAGATCTGCAAGGCCGGTCGGCACAGCTAAGGCAGGGGTAGGAGATCCAGCGGCGAATGCTGGAACCCCAACAAGCAATGTGCAGTCCTCTAAGGGTGAAGAAGGTACTGGAGCTAAAAAAGTTGAAGTAAAAAGGGGTTACGCTGGCGTGCCAAAGATGACATTGATTGCGACGGAAGACTCTGAGAGCCTTGTAGGCCATTTCAAGCGTAGAGCCAATGAGGAGGGCATGTTTTATTGGGACGTGCAAGTGGATCTGAGAGGTCGAATGACTAATTTTTTCTGGAGGGATGGTCGGAGCAGAGATGATTATGACTGCTTTGGTGATGTTGTGGTATTGGATACCTCTTATCGCACAAGCAAATATAACATGATATGCGCATCATTTCTTGGGGTTAACCACCATTGGCAGAACGTCATGTTTGGATGCGCATTTTTGTTAGATGAGACGAAAGCATCCTTTGTGTGGATGTTCAAGTCATTCTTGGAATCGATGGGTGATCGGGCTCCTAAATCGATCTTCAAAACTGATCAAGATCAAGCAATTTCGGAAGCAATTAAAGAAGTATTTCCTAATACATCTCATCGCCTTTGTTTGTGGACTATTCAAAAGAAAGCACTTGCTCATCTGGGCACTCTGAATTCTTCTCGAACATTTCAAAACCTGTTCATGAGATGTATTCAGGAATGTAATTCAGAAACGGAGTTTGAGGAGGCATGGGCTAAAATGCTTTGCAAGTACAATTTACAAGATCACACATGGATTAATAGCCTACACAAAATCCGACATAAGTGGAGCTCGGCTTTTAACAAAGATGCTTTTGACGGCGGCATTGAACTTCCACAGCGGGGTGAGAGCCTGAACAATGTGTTGAATGGTATTGCAGACAAATCAGCTTCTCTTACGGAGTTTATTCTAGCATTTGAGAAGTTAGTGGAAGATTGGCGTAAAAATGAAGCTGAGGAGGATTATCGTTCTAATCGTCGGGAACCTTTGCGTGCAATCAAGCATAGCGATATTTTGAGGCACGCTGGACAAGTTTACACGCACAAACTCTACAAAGTATTTGAGAATGAGTTTCTCGATGGATGTGGAGCTACATCGGTTGAAGAAACTCCATGCGGTGGCACGTTATATAGGTTGGAGTTAAAGATGCAGGGGAGGAGTTCAAAAGTCTGTATCGTGGTACTCGACACATCAACCATGCTTGTCAATTGTAGCTGTAAAAAGTTTGAGACGATGGGCGTACTTTGTTCTCATGCGCTAAAAGCCCTTAACCTCAAGAATGCGGACAGGATTCCTGAAAGATACATTTTGAAGCGGTGGACCAAAGAAGCTAAGAAAGGGTTGTATAAGCCTATCAACGAAGATGAGCCATCGCAAGAAGAGTGCAAAGAAGCTGAGCTTGCCTTTTGTTACCATGCAATGCGATATGCTTATAATCTTGTAATGAAGAGCCAGTGGCACGAGGAATCGAGAAAGTTGTTGTGGGATGCTCTCGAAAGCGGAGAAGAATCAGTCGAAAAGTTTATCGAGCTCCAAAAATTGCACGCACATTTTCTTTAA
- the LOC109711409 gene encoding probable carboxylesterase 5 — MARCSLVPFVLFSCFSLLYLFTKEWIPPSPSPHPSFSPQIQTLTLTPTRSSDPSRSKDLDAEVEFDFAPFVRVYKSGRVERLHGTATVPAGLDPSTGVASRDVAIDPATGLAARLFLPADLVPGGGGEGGGARVPIVVYFHGGAFVIESAFSPFYHNYLNALASRARALAVSVEYRLAPEHPLPAAYADAWAALRWAFAGGGGGGDRWVAARGDPARVFLAGDSAGANIAHNAAARAGKGKVRVEGLVLQNPYFWGREAVGREPRERWIREGMERSWGFVCAGAMGIDDPAVNPMGASGMGMGGWGMRRALVTVAGRDVFRERGLAYAEGLRRSGGGGVEVYEAEGEPHVYFVSNPWSPAAAKEIDVLVSFIHRR, encoded by the coding sequence atggCGAGGTGCTCGCTCGTCCCCTTCGTGCTCTTCTCCTGCTTCTCCCTTCTCTACCTGTTCACGAAGGAGTGGATcccaccctcgccctcgccccaCCCGTCGTTTTCTccccaaatccaaaccctaaccctaaccccaacCCGGTCCTCGGATCCATCGCGCTCGAAGGATCTCGACGCCGAGGTCGAGTTCGACTTCGCCCCCTTCGTGCGCGTCTACAAGAGCGGCCGCGTCGAGCGCCTCCACGGCACCGCCACGGTCCCCGCGGGGCTCGACCCCTCCACCGGGGTCGCGTCCCGGGACGTCGCGATCGACCCCGCCACGGGCCTCGCCGCGCGCCTCTTCCTCCCCGCCGACCTCgtccccggcggcggcggcgaggggggCGGCGCGCGGGTGCCGATCGTGGTGTACTTCCACGGCGGGGCGTTCGTGATCGAGTCGGCGTTCTCCCCCTTCTACCACAACTACCTCAACGCGCTCGCGTCGAGGGCGCGGGCCCTCGCCGTGTCCGTGGAGTACCGCCTCGCCCCGGAGCACCCGCTCCCGGCGGCGTACGCCGACGCGTGGGCGGCGCTGCGGTGGGCcttcgccggcggcggcggcggcggcgaccggtgggtggcggcgcgcggggacccGGCGCGGGTGTTCCTGGCCGGGGACAGCGCGGGCGCGAACATCGCGCACAACGCGGCGGCGCGGGCGGGAAAGGGAAAAGTGAGGGTGGAGGGTTTGGTGCTGCAGAACCCGTACTTCTGGGGTCGGGAGGCGGTGGGGAGGGAGCCGAGGGAGCGGTGGATCCGGGAGGGGATGGAGAGGTCGTGGGGGTTCGTGTGCGCGGGGGCGATGGGGATCGACGACCCCGCGGTGAACCCGATGGGTGCTTCGGGCATGGGCATGGGGGGATGGGGGATGAGGAGGGCGCTGGTGACGGTGGCGGGGAGGGACGTGTTCAGGGAGAGGGGGTTGGCGTACGCGGAGGGGCTGAGGCGGAGCGGAGGTGGAGGGGTGGAGGTCTACGAGGCCGAGGGGGAGCCGCACGTCTACTTCGTCTCCAACCCCTGGAGCCCCGCCGCCGCCAAGGAGATCGACGTTCTCGTCTCCTTCATCCACCGCCGTTAG